A genome region from Phaenicophaeus curvirostris isolate KB17595 chromosome 10, BPBGC_Pcur_1.0, whole genome shotgun sequence includes the following:
- the NME9 gene encoding thioredoxin domain-containing protein 6, whose product MAAQKKEMVLQININSQELWEETLCLRGLIVVDVFQAWCGPCKTVVDLFCKIRNEVGSDLLHFAVAEADSIDALEKYRGKCEPVFLFYAGGESVAVVRGVNASLLQKTILEKLAVERKDLERRGECVVVQGRAFSKEKGNVAALQDEQRAG is encoded by the exons ATGGCTGCGCAGAAAAAGGAGATGGTGCTGCAG ATTAACATCAATAGCCAGGAGCTTTGGGAAGAAACGCTGTGTCTCAGAGGACTCATTG TTGTTGATGTGTTTCAAGCCTGGTGCGGTCCATGCAAAACAGTAGTGGatcttttctgcaaaataagGAATGAAGTTGGCAGCGATCTTCTGCATTTTGCTGTG GCTGAAGCTGATTCCATTGATGCTctggaaaaatacagaggaaaatgcGAACCTGTCTTTCTGTTTTACGCA GGAGGAGAGTCAGTAGCTGTTGTTAGAGGAGTGAATGCCTCCTTGCTGCAGAAGACCATCCTGGAAAAGCTGGCTGTGGAAAGGAAGGATTTAGAGCGCAGAGGAGAGTGTGTGGTG GTACAAGGCAGAGCCTTCTCCAAAGAGAAGGGGAACGTGGCTGCTCTTCAGGATGAACAGCGGGCAGGCTGA